One window of Streptomyces sp. NBC_00273 genomic DNA carries:
- a CDS encoding aminotransferase class I/II-fold pyridoxal phosphate-dependent enzyme: MEKVTEPEESMTTENRQNSVPSMDRIISHLQEHCPDLGNVRHLYEAVVAKYDGVHATFEDGRSSLVLTTYDYLGLLGDERLNDAAKEAVDFFGTGCFGSRVLGGSLDLHRQLEQELAAWVGREDAMVLSSGFMTNYTVLAAMAGSGTWVLADELNHISIDDGCQAAKNAGATVHVYRHNDMGHVEELLRQAPRDAPKIVVSDGIFGMEGDLLDLPGLSELCRRHGALLFVDEAHSLGVIGPNGGGVQDYYGLPHTVDLVMGTLSKAIPASGGFIAGSQELIAALRLAARGYLFSGASSPMAAAASLAALRVIQQEGADRRSLLQRNTKHLRRRLEAAGLHPEDVPGPITPLVLGEDHTALEAARLCHERGVFVLSMVPPAVAPGTSGLRLNPTAAHSPQNIDFACDVIIEAVRAATERAED, from the coding sequence ATGGAGAAAGTCACCGAACCGGAGGAATCCATGACGACCGAGAACAGGCAGAACAGCGTGCCCAGCATGGATCGAATCATCAGCCACCTACAGGAACATTGCCCCGACTTGGGGAACGTCCGCCACCTGTACGAGGCGGTCGTCGCCAAGTACGACGGTGTGCACGCCACCTTCGAAGACGGTCGGTCGAGCCTGGTGCTGACCACCTACGACTATCTGGGCCTGCTCGGCGACGAAAGGCTCAACGACGCAGCGAAGGAGGCAGTGGACTTCTTCGGGACGGGGTGCTTCGGCTCACGGGTCCTGGGGGGAAGCCTCGACCTCCACCGCCAGCTGGAGCAGGAACTCGCTGCCTGGGTGGGCAGGGAGGACGCCATGGTGCTCAGCTCGGGTTTCATGACGAACTACACGGTGCTGGCCGCCATGGCCGGTTCCGGCACCTGGGTGCTCGCCGACGAACTCAACCACATAAGCATCGACGACGGGTGTCAGGCGGCCAAGAACGCCGGAGCGACCGTACACGTCTACCGCCACAACGACATGGGTCACGTGGAAGAGCTGCTGCGCCAAGCACCGCGGGACGCACCCAAGATCGTCGTGTCGGACGGCATCTTCGGCATGGAGGGGGACCTCCTCGACCTTCCTGGTCTGTCCGAACTGTGCCGGCGCCATGGAGCGCTGCTCTTCGTCGACGAGGCCCACAGCCTGGGCGTGATCGGGCCCAACGGCGGAGGCGTCCAGGACTACTACGGATTGCCCCACACCGTCGATCTGGTCATGGGCACGCTCAGCAAGGCCATCCCGGCTTCCGGCGGCTTCATCGCCGGTTCGCAGGAACTCATCGCAGCACTTCGGCTCGCTGCGCGGGGGTACCTGTTCAGCGGCGCGTCATCACCGATGGCCGCAGCGGCCAGCCTTGCGGCACTGCGCGTCATCCAACAGGAGGGCGCTGACCGCCGCTCCTTGCTGCAGCGCAACACGAAGCACCTCAGAAGGCGTCTGGAAGCCGCGGGTCTCCACCCCGAGGACGTACCGGGACCGATCACCCCCCTGGTCCTCGGAGAGGACCACACCGCCCTGGAAGCGGCGAGGCTCTGTCATGAGCGAGGAGTCTTCGTGCTCTCCATGGTGCCTCCGGCGGTGGCTCCCGGCACATCCGGCTTGCGTCTGAACCCGACAGCCGCCCACAGCCCGCAGAACATCGATTTCGCCTGCGACGTCATCATCGAGGCCGTGCGAGCGGCCACGGAACGGGCCGAAGACTGA
- a CDS encoding diiron oxygenase — protein MAVPEIEPIVLELDRLENMAEAGYYNPYTMFDWPDAIEPDMPWMSENLTTLAGTPMWDELTREQQIALTRYEAINFFSLNIHGIRELLSEVVMRIHDRTYADASEFLHHFIGEENEHMWFFAQFCLRYGGKLYPAQPTLKADSVEHLSPVARELIVFARILIFEEIVDYYNAYMATDESLPHIAREINRVHHQDESRHVAFGRMIFTNLLGQVVKRDPDEVPVVAEYLENYLQYSIATLYNPAAYRDAGIPDALALRRRALEHPARAEAHDQVLKRTRKFLSKAGVGMELIK, from the coding sequence ATGGCAGTGCCTGAGATCGAACCGATCGTGCTTGAGCTGGACCGGCTGGAGAACATGGCCGAAGCTGGTTACTACAACCCGTACACGATGTTCGACTGGCCTGACGCGATCGAGCCGGACATGCCCTGGATGAGCGAGAACCTCACCACGCTGGCGGGCACCCCCATGTGGGACGAGCTCACGCGTGAACAGCAGATCGCGCTGACCCGGTACGAGGCGATCAATTTCTTCAGCCTCAACATCCACGGAATCCGCGAGCTGCTCAGCGAGGTGGTGATGCGCATTCACGACCGAACCTACGCGGACGCCTCGGAGTTCCTGCACCACTTCATCGGTGAGGAAAACGAGCACATGTGGTTCTTCGCGCAGTTCTGCCTGCGCTACGGCGGCAAGCTGTATCCGGCGCAGCCGACGCTGAAGGCCGACTCCGTGGAGCACCTGTCGCCGGTGGCCCGCGAGCTCATCGTGTTCGCGCGCATCCTGATCTTCGAGGAGATCGTCGACTACTACAACGCGTACATGGCGACCGACGAGTCGTTGCCGCACATCGCCCGTGAGATCAACCGGGTGCACCACCAGGACGAGAGCCGGCACGTCGCGTTCGGGCGGATGATCTTCACCAACCTGCTCGGCCAGGTGGTCAAGCGCGACCCGGACGAGGTGCCGGTGGTCGCCGAGTACCTGGAGAACTACCTCCAGTACAGCATCGCGACCCTCTACAACCCGGCCGCCTACCGCGACGCGGGCATTCCCGACGCGCTCGCGCTGCGGCGCCGTGCACTGGAGCACCCGGCCCGGGCGGAAGCGCACGACCAGGTACTGAAGCGGACGAGGAAGTTCCTGTCGAAGGCGGGCGTAGGCATGGAGTTGATCAAGTGA
- a CDS encoding NAD(P)H-dependent flavin oxidoreductase yields the protein MRSTVAAVLGTQVSLLQSGMGGVAGTELACAVSRAGAAGCVGGYKLVGDALSAVLERLVAGTDRPVGVNLIPEVVGPEELDRQVAQVLAETPRHVYVSLFGMPEDAVFERVAAAGRQTVVQVGTVEDGVHAAERGAVVVVQGIEAGGHLLGTSRRDDLVCALRDRLPDACLVAAGGIGGPVEAERAVAAGADGILLGTAFVVAHESRAHGRFKSAVTAAEAGDTVITDVYEIGWPGRRHRVLATAVTADPAQPRKFIGRTVVEGKPYLVPRFSAAVPTEATSGRIDEMALYCGQSCTAVSAEASAADVVAAYASVLRSPQTTQTQRRTEIRVGQ from the coding sequence ATGCGTTCCACCGTGGCGGCGGTACTCGGTACGCAGGTGAGCCTGCTCCAATCGGGCATGGGCGGTGTCGCGGGAACGGAACTCGCCTGCGCGGTGTCCCGGGCCGGCGCGGCGGGTTGCGTGGGCGGGTACAAGCTGGTCGGCGACGCGCTGTCGGCCGTACTGGAACGGCTGGTCGCCGGCACCGATCGGCCCGTCGGAGTGAACCTGATCCCGGAGGTGGTCGGGCCCGAGGAGCTCGACCGCCAGGTGGCGCAGGTGCTCGCCGAGACGCCGCGGCACGTGTACGTCTCGCTGTTCGGCATGCCCGAGGACGCGGTGTTCGAACGGGTCGCCGCGGCGGGGCGGCAAACGGTGGTGCAGGTGGGGACCGTCGAGGACGGTGTGCACGCGGCCGAACGCGGCGCCGTGGTGGTGGTCCAGGGCATCGAGGCCGGTGGCCACCTGCTGGGCACGTCGCGGCGGGACGACCTGGTCTGCGCCCTGCGGGACCGGCTGCCCGACGCCTGCCTGGTAGCCGCGGGCGGCATCGGCGGGCCGGTCGAGGCCGAGCGTGCCGTTGCCGCAGGAGCCGACGGCATCCTGCTCGGCACGGCCTTCGTCGTCGCACACGAGTCGCGCGCCCACGGCCGCTTCAAGTCGGCGGTGACCGCGGCCGAAGCCGGCGACACCGTGATCACCGACGTCTACGAGATCGGATGGCCCGGCCGCCGGCACCGGGTGCTGGCGACGGCCGTGACCGCCGACCCCGCGCAACCCAGGAAGTTCATCGGGCGCACGGTGGTCGAGGGGAAGCCGTACCTGGTACCGCGCTTCAGCGCGGCCGTACCGACCGAAGCGACCAGCGGGCGCATCGACGAGATGGCGTTGTACTGCGGGCAGTCCTGCACCGCGGTCTCCGCCGAAGCCTCGGCGGCCGACGTCGTCGCCGCGTACGCAAGCGTGCTGCGGAGTCCGCAGACCACACAGACCCAGAGAAGGACGGAAATCCGTGTCGGACAGTGA
- a CDS encoding response regulator transcription factor — protein MSDGLHLSRFGLTALLERHEEIRLVGSADNNLSALEFAELHSPDVVLLSLEGADNDAIVIAEKIASIPGCRSMLLVTASTRSIVRQAFAAGIGGIVERSMRPRQFFEAIHRVHQGERVFDAELMVAALINEDCPLTEREFSVLENISRGDTIDEVAAQLHLSRGTVRNYLSSVVAKLHARNRIDALRIAQKSNWI, from the coding sequence ATGTCAGACGGCCTGCATCTATCACGCTTCGGGCTCACGGCACTACTGGAGCGGCACGAGGAAATCCGCCTCGTCGGATCTGCGGATAACAACCTCAGCGCACTGGAGTTCGCCGAATTACACAGCCCCGACGTAGTGCTCCTCAGCTTAGAAGGCGCTGACAACGACGCAATCGTCATCGCCGAAAAGATTGCGAGCATCCCGGGCTGTCGAAGCATGCTGCTCGTCACTGCGTCCACCCGGTCGATCGTCCGCCAGGCATTCGCCGCCGGCATCGGCGGAATCGTCGAGCGAAGCATGCGGCCACGCCAGTTCTTCGAAGCCATCCACCGTGTGCATCAGGGGGAGAGGGTCTTCGACGCGGAACTGATGGTCGCCGCGCTGATCAACGAGGACTGCCCGCTGACCGAACGGGAGTTCTCCGTATTGGAGAACATCTCTCGAGGCGACACGATCGACGAGGTCGCGGCGCAGTTGCACCTATCGCGAGGGACCGTACGCAACTACCTCTCGTCCGTGGTGGCAAAGCTGCACGCACGCAACCGAATTGACGCACTGCGGATAGCCCAGAAGTCGAACTGGATCTGA
- a CDS encoding acyl carrier protein has translation MRAEPMQALREFILNRNPKLEDLPDDLDLIDSRAINSLAFVEFIFLLEELTGEPIDPEDVDLDDFRTLVAIEATFFMKEAAR, from the coding sequence GTGAGGGCCGAACCGATGCAGGCGCTCCGGGAGTTCATCTTGAACCGCAACCCCAAGCTGGAGGACCTGCCCGACGATCTGGACCTGATCGACAGCCGGGCCATCAACTCGCTGGCGTTCGTCGAGTTCATCTTCCTGCTCGAGGAGCTGACCGGCGAGCCGATCGATCCGGAAGACGTGGACCTGGACGATTTCCGCACGCTCGTCGCGATCGAGGCGACATTCTTCATGAAGGAAGCGGCACGATGA
- a CDS encoding alpha/beta hydrolase: MDRFIRALIQWQAVDPQAPARTLTVDQLRRRYAEGAVNSRRGAAPEPVGAVTDQRIDGVEGRFGVRTYRPVSDRKRLVTYLHGGGWTVGDVDTHDGVCRRIAAALGAVVVSVDYRRAPEHPYPGPLHDGITAAQWAAGEFPGREHVIAGDSAGAALAVGVALHQRDHAAVDFRAQLLVYPPADPEMKSPSIRTYGSGYLTDVDDLRWYYEQYVQDPRQSTDPAIDLLRADLHGMPPTVIGTAECDPLHDEGVELAGRFAAAGVPVEHVEGRGLVHGYLLLADVVPAAAKVTTAVLDALERTLTAAARPHSAPELRVSATNDAEPFAGGVRTAAISG; this comes from the coding sequence ATGGACCGCTTCATCCGCGCCTTGATCCAATGGCAGGCGGTCGACCCCCAGGCTCCGGCGCGCACCCTCACGGTCGACCAACTGCGCCGGAGGTACGCGGAAGGCGCGGTGAACTCCCGCCGCGGTGCTGCACCGGAACCCGTCGGCGCCGTGACCGATCAGCGGATCGACGGCGTCGAGGGCCGCTTCGGCGTGCGGACGTACCGGCCGGTCTCCGACCGGAAGCGCCTCGTGACGTACCTGCACGGCGGCGGCTGGACCGTCGGAGACGTCGACACCCACGACGGGGTCTGTCGGCGCATCGCCGCCGCCCTCGGCGCCGTCGTGGTCTCCGTCGACTACCGGCGTGCGCCGGAACACCCCTATCCCGGCCCGCTCCATGACGGGATCACGGCGGCGCAATGGGCGGCCGGCGAGTTCCCCGGTCGTGAGCACGTGATCGCGGGCGACAGCGCGGGGGCGGCGCTGGCCGTGGGGGTCGCCCTGCACCAACGGGACCACGCAGCCGTCGACTTCCGAGCGCAGCTCCTCGTATACCCGCCGGCCGACCCGGAGATGAAGTCACCGTCCATCCGCACCTACGGCTCGGGCTATCTGACGGACGTCGACGATCTGCGGTGGTACTACGAGCAGTACGTGCAGGATCCGAGGCAGAGCACCGACCCGGCGATCGATCTGCTCCGCGCCGATCTGCACGGGATGCCGCCGACGGTGATCGGCACCGCGGAGTGCGATCCGTTGCACGACGAGGGGGTCGAACTGGCCGGCCGGTTCGCCGCAGCGGGCGTCCCGGTGGAACACGTCGAGGGCCGGGGCCTGGTGCACGGCTATCTGCTCCTGGCCGATGTCGTCCCTGCGGCCGCGAAGGTGACCACCGCCGTGCTGGACGCATTGGAGAGGACCCTGACGGCAGCAGCACGACCGCACTCGGCCCCCGAACTCCGGGTCAGCGCAACGAACGACGCCGAACCCTTCGCGGGCGGCGTCCGGACCGCGGCGATTTCGGGCTGA
- a CDS encoding cation:proton antiporter, whose protein sequence is MTRPLHVIAALAVVLLLARAGRSCARWLRQPEVVGEVTVGLLIGPVVLAFSDRELLDALLPPGVLGLLKLVGQTGLVLYLVGLAHNLRLGSDGPSKRTLSALIAGAFALPLVTGLVLVGVIEVTDDSGARGEASFPAFLLMVAVAMSITAVPVLSRILSDRRMSDSFEGRSSLAAAVAMDGLGWIMLTLAIGLGAGNLSGLGESGIALLVGGACAFLLRVGLRTGPARRLCVRMPKTSAVLLGAAALGTALLTEHLGMTAIVGAAMVGLAITGDAMALWAGPVAAVSRAGRALTPVFFVVTGVTVLIKAFTAASWTLIAAALVLGCVGKLLGGYAGARLGGMSPRSACRVGALMNTRGLTELIVLEAGHRAGILSAQLVLALIVMALATTAMTGPLLSLVDRAERRRGTGRAGLATARSMATKSSSS, encoded by the coding sequence TTGACACGTCCGCTGCATGTGATCGCAGCGCTCGCCGTCGTCCTGCTCCTCGCACGTGCGGGACGGTCCTGCGCCCGGTGGCTGCGGCAGCCGGAAGTCGTCGGGGAGGTCACGGTCGGGCTGCTCATAGGCCCCGTCGTGCTCGCGTTCTCCGACCGCGAACTGCTCGACGCGCTGCTGCCACCCGGCGTGCTCGGCCTGCTCAAACTGGTCGGCCAGACCGGGCTCGTGCTCTACCTGGTCGGACTCGCCCACAACTTACGGCTGGGCTCCGACGGACCCTCGAAGCGCACCCTCTCCGCCCTCATCGCCGGCGCCTTCGCGCTGCCCCTCGTCACCGGGCTGGTGCTGGTGGGCGTCATCGAGGTCACCGACGACTCGGGGGCCCGTGGCGAAGCGTCATTTCCCGCCTTCCTGCTGATGGTCGCGGTGGCCATGTCCATCACCGCGGTCCCCGTCCTGTCCCGCATCCTCAGCGACCGGCGCATGAGCGATTCGTTCGAAGGGCGGTCCTCCTTGGCCGCCGCCGTGGCCATGGACGGACTCGGCTGGATCATGCTCACGCTCGCCATCGGCCTCGGCGCGGGCAATTTATCGGGACTGGGCGAATCCGGCATCGCGCTCCTCGTGGGCGGCGCCTGCGCGTTCCTGCTGCGCGTGGGTTTGCGGACCGGGCCGGCGCGCCGACTGTGCGTACGGATGCCGAAGACGTCAGCGGTCCTCCTCGGTGCAGCCGCGCTGGGTACGGCGCTGCTGACCGAGCACCTGGGCATGACCGCCATCGTCGGTGCCGCGATGGTCGGCCTGGCGATCACGGGTGATGCCATGGCTCTCTGGGCCGGCCCGGTGGCCGCCGTGTCGCGCGCCGGGCGGGCGCTGACGCCCGTCTTCTTCGTGGTCACCGGCGTCACCGTGCTCATCAAGGCGTTCACCGCCGCGTCCTGGACGCTGATCGCCGCCGCGCTCGTACTGGGGTGCGTGGGCAAGCTGCTCGGCGGCTACGCGGGAGCCCGACTGGGCGGCATGAGTCCCCGTTCGGCCTGCCGGGTCGGAGCCCTGATGAACACCCGGGGCCTGACGGAACTGATCGTGCTCGAGGCCGGCCACCGCGCGGGAATCCTGTCCGCGCAACTGGTGCTGGCCCTGATCGTGATGGCCCTGGCGACCACGGCGATGACGGGACCGCTGCTCAGCCTCGTCGACCGCGCGGAGCGGCGCCGCGGCACCGGGCGGGCCGGCCTGGCAACAGCCCGCTCCATGGCGACGAAGAGCAGTTCCTCCTGA
- a CDS encoding alpha/beta fold hydrolase, protein MSDSEAQQPSEFENPYDLSYREDTPRIRTREGVELYYESSGEGPALTLLNNYFFTAPFWRPHTQTLVKDHRVVSFDQANHGASTRLDREPTWEEHAADVIGLLDALEIDATYLVGTSSSSQLARDLALAHPDRVKGMVLAGPVFGVKNMRRHRQLNRSWLQTLQSHGMAGLYNQIYPEVVSGQMNEEGGTPGFLGLRESFLAMCTPEVVTNGVALVQTGDPSSTLLSRVTAPTMLVLGDDDILLSPQRGHEVAALFPDGRCEIIPNAGHMPFLDAPEHFETLVAEFVEEVESRV, encoded by the coding sequence GTGTCGGACAGTGAAGCCCAGCAGCCGAGTGAATTCGAGAATCCGTACGATCTGTCGTACCGCGAGGACACCCCCCGCATACGCACCAGGGAGGGCGTCGAGCTCTACTACGAGTCCAGCGGTGAGGGACCGGCCCTGACGCTGCTCAACAACTACTTCTTCACGGCCCCGTTCTGGCGGCCACACACCCAGACGCTCGTCAAGGACCACCGCGTCGTGAGCTTCGACCAGGCCAACCACGGCGCGTCCACACGGCTCGATCGGGAGCCGACCTGGGAAGAGCACGCGGCGGACGTGATCGGGCTGCTCGACGCGCTGGAGATCGACGCGACCTACCTGGTCGGCACGTCCTCCTCCTCGCAGCTGGCCAGGGACTTGGCGCTCGCACACCCGGACCGGGTCAAGGGCATGGTGCTGGCGGGTCCGGTCTTCGGGGTCAAGAACATGCGGCGCCACCGGCAGTTGAACCGCTCGTGGCTCCAGACGCTGCAGAGCCACGGCATGGCCGGCCTGTACAACCAGATCTACCCCGAGGTGGTCAGCGGGCAGATGAACGAGGAAGGCGGCACACCGGGATTCCTCGGGCTCCGGGAGAGCTTCCTGGCGATGTGCACCCCCGAGGTGGTCACCAACGGGGTAGCCCTCGTCCAGACCGGCGACCCCAGTTCCACGCTGCTGTCCCGCGTGACCGCGCCCACCATGCTCGTCCTCGGGGACGACGACATCCTGCTGAGCCCGCAGCGCGGTCACGAGGTCGCTGCGCTGTTCCCCGACGGGCGCTGCGAGATCATTCCGAACGCCGGGCACATGCCGTTCCTCGACGCCCCCGAGCACTTCGAGACGCTCGTCGCCGAGTTCGTAGAGGAAGTGGAATCGCGTGTCTGA
- a CDS encoding aminotransferase class I/II-fold pyridoxal phosphate-dependent enzyme: protein MEKVTEPEESMATENRRSSVSSLTRIVSHLQERAPKLGHIRHLYEGTIAKYDGVHATFDDGYSKMVLTTYDYLGLLGDERINAAAKEAVDFFGTGCFGSRVLGGSLDLHRQLEQELAAWVGREDAMVLSSGFMTNYTVLAALAKPGTWVLSDELNHASIVDGCMAAKSAGATVRVYRHNDMGHVEELLRQVPQDATKIVISDGIFSMDGDVVDLPGLSELCRRHGALLFVDEAHSLGVIGPNGGGVQDHFGLPHTVDLVMGTLSKAIPASGGFIAGSQELIAALRLAARGYLFSGASSPMAAAAGLAALRVIQQEGADRRSLLERNTKHLRRRLEAAGFNLPDVLGPITPVIVGDDYVALEGARLCQEDGVFVLSALPPAVAPGTSRLRLNATAAHSPQNIDLACDVVIEAVRAATERAGG from the coding sequence ATGGAGAAAGTCACCGAACCGGAGGAATCCATGGCGACCGAGAACAGGCGGAGCAGCGTGTCCAGCTTGACGCGAATAGTCAGTCACCTGCAGGAAAGGGCGCCCAAGCTGGGCCACATCCGTCATCTGTACGAGGGGACCATCGCCAAGTACGACGGTGTGCACGCCACCTTCGACGACGGCTATTCGAAGATGGTGCTGACCACCTACGACTATCTGGGCCTGCTCGGCGACGAGCGGATCAATGCGGCAGCGAAAGAGGCAGTGGACTTCTTCGGGACGGGGTGCTTCGGCTCACGGGTTCTGGGGGGAAGCCTCGACCTCCACCGCCAGCTGGAGCAGGAACTCGCTGCTTGGGTGGGCAGGGAGGACGCCATGGTGCTCAGCTCGGGTTTCATGACGAACTACACGGTGCTCGCCGCCCTGGCCAAGCCCGGCACCTGGGTGCTCTCCGACGAACTCAACCACGCGAGCATCGTCGACGGATGTATGGCGGCCAAGAGCGCCGGAGCGACCGTACGCGTGTACCGCCACAACGACATGGGTCATGTGGAAGAGTTGCTGCGCCAAGTGCCGCAGGACGCAACCAAGATCGTCATCTCGGACGGCATCTTCAGTATGGACGGGGACGTCGTCGACCTTCCCGGTCTGTCCGAACTGTGCCGGCGCCATGGAGCGCTGCTCTTCGTCGACGAGGCCCACAGCCTGGGCGTGATCGGGCCCAACGGCGGAGGCGTGCAGGACCATTTCGGATTGCCCCACACCGTCGATCTGGTCATGGGCACGCTCAGCAAGGCCATCCCGGCTTCCGGCGGCTTCATCGCCGGTTCGCAGGAACTCATCGCAGCACTTCGGCTCGCTGCGCGGGGGTACTTGTTCAGCGGTGCGTCATCACCGATGGCGGCAGCGGCCGGGCTTGCGGCACTGCGTGTCATCCAGCAGGAGGGCGCTGACCGCCGCTCCTTGCTGGAACGGAACACGAAGCACCTCAGAAGGCGTCTGGAAGCCGCGGGTTTCAACCTTCCGGACGTACTGGGACCGATCACTCCCGTCATCGTGGGGGATGACTACGTCGCCCTGGAAGGAGCCAGGCTCTGCCAGGAGGACGGCGTTTTCGTGCTCTCGGCGCTGCCTCCGGCGGTAGCCCCCGGCACGTCCCGCTTGCGCCTGAACGCGACAGCCGCCCACAGCCCGCAGAACATCGATCTTGCCTGTGACGTCGTCATCGAGGCCGTGCGAGCGGCCACTGAGCGGGCCGGAGGCTGA
- a CDS encoding 4'-phosphopantetheinyl transferase superfamily protein, with the protein MVVPGAEAVGVDIENGVITPRAAGFVLAERERHTLLGPPGGYTARDLFAAKEAAFKALSSMGRLGDFTFWRIGLRRFGDGLLASYRGEPVPVWVRSEADLSFAVAIRR; encoded by the coding sequence GTGGTGGTCCCCGGGGCCGAGGCGGTCGGCGTCGACATCGAGAACGGGGTCATCACGCCCCGCGCGGCCGGGTTCGTCCTGGCGGAGCGGGAGCGGCACACGCTGCTCGGGCCACCCGGGGGGTACACCGCGCGCGATCTGTTCGCCGCGAAGGAAGCGGCCTTCAAGGCCCTGAGCAGCATGGGAAGACTCGGAGATTTCACGTTCTGGCGGATCGGGCTCCGCCGGTTCGGCGACGGGCTGCTCGCCTCGTACCGCGGCGAGCCGGTACCGGTGTGGGTCCGCTCCGAGGCAGATCTGTCGTTCGCCGTGGCGATACGGCGATGA
- a CDS encoding fatty acyl-AMP ligase produces MRTVPDALRLRSEKQPDETAFVYLLDGEVPHETLTYRELDEIAALRAAAFAAVGLAGRSAVLMYPTGLEFVRSVVGCMYGRVAGAPVQVPRRLDEVERMRRIADDAGTSIVLTTAEVARDLQESYGDEPALAGLTLLATDTLAYGADLPEPPRPSPEDIALLQYTSGSTGRPKGVVVTHANFLANAAETDEAFPCEPDGTVVSWLPLFHDMGMLFGVVMPLWAGIPAYLMAPEAFIRRPARWLEALARFGGTHAAAPSFAYELCVRAAADGKTGAVGDLSRWRTAANGAEPVRWAAIRSFIDAFAPYGFNPRAMSPGYGLAENTLKTTASRADQEPTALWVCGQALGEGVVRPVGEGTDGSVPLVSNGSTAGRTRVRIVDPVTRHALPEGLVGEIWIDGPCTAAGYLGRDEETEETFRARLASAGALGRPHLRTGDLGFLYDDELYVAGRLKDVIVRKGRNHYPQDFELTAERAVPGLHPNSVSAFSCDDGRAERLVLVVEVDGRLLNSPGAGAVRAQVFEAIRSGHRITPDDIVVVRRGGLPKTSSGKVQRRECKRCYENGELRIVASGVVAVTREE; encoded by the coding sequence GTGCGTACCGTTCCCGACGCGCTGCGGTTGCGCAGTGAGAAACAGCCCGACGAGACCGCCTTCGTCTACCTGCTCGACGGTGAGGTTCCCCACGAGACCCTCACCTATCGCGAGCTCGACGAGATCGCCGCTCTCCGGGCCGCCGCCTTCGCCGCCGTCGGCCTCGCCGGCCGCAGCGCCGTCCTCATGTACCCCACGGGCCTGGAGTTCGTTCGGTCCGTCGTGGGGTGCATGTACGGGCGGGTGGCCGGTGCGCCCGTCCAGGTGCCCCGGCGCCTCGACGAGGTGGAGCGGATGCGCCGGATCGCCGACGACGCCGGTACCTCGATCGTCCTGACCACCGCGGAGGTGGCCCGCGACCTCCAGGAGAGCTACGGCGACGAGCCGGCCCTGGCCGGGCTCACCCTGCTGGCCACCGACACCCTCGCGTACGGCGCGGACCTACCCGAGCCGCCGCGGCCGAGCCCCGAGGACATCGCGCTGCTGCAGTACACGTCCGGTTCCACGGGGCGCCCCAAGGGAGTCGTCGTCACCCACGCGAACTTCCTCGCCAACGCGGCCGAGACCGACGAGGCGTTCCCGTGCGAGCCCGACGGCACCGTGGTGAGCTGGCTGCCCCTCTTCCACGACATGGGCATGCTCTTCGGCGTCGTCATGCCCCTGTGGGCGGGCATCCCCGCCTATCTGATGGCCCCCGAGGCGTTCATCCGCCGCCCGGCGCGCTGGCTCGAAGCCCTCGCCCGGTTCGGCGGAACGCACGCGGCGGCGCCCAGTTTCGCCTACGAACTGTGCGTGCGCGCCGCCGCGGACGGCAAGACCGGCGCCGTGGGCGACCTGTCGCGCTGGCGGACGGCCGCCAACGGAGCCGAGCCGGTGCGCTGGGCCGCCATCCGGTCCTTCATCGACGCGTTCGCGCCGTACGGCTTCAACCCTCGTGCCATGAGTCCCGGTTACGGTCTGGCGGAGAACACCCTCAAGACCACCGCCTCACGCGCGGACCAGGAACCCACCGCGCTCTGGGTCTGCGGTCAGGCCCTCGGCGAAGGCGTCGTGCGACCCGTCGGCGAAGGTACCGACGGCTCCGTTCCCCTGGTCAGCAACGGGAGTACGGCGGGCCGCACCCGGGTGCGGATCGTGGATCCCGTCACGCGGCACGCGTTGCCCGAGGGCCTGGTCGGGGAGATCTGGATCGACGGCCCCTGCACGGCCGCCGGTTACCTCGGGCGGGACGAGGAGACGGAGGAGACGTTCCGAGCACGTCTCGCGAGTGCGGGCGCCCTCGGCCGGCCCCACCTGCGCACGGGCGATCTCGGCTTCCTGTACGACGACGAGCTGTACGTCGCCGGACGCCTGAAGGACGTCATCGTCCGCAAGGGCCGCAACCACTACCCGCAAGACTTCGAGCTCACCGCCGAGCGCGCCGTGCCGGGCCTGCACCCGAACAGCGTGAGCGCGTTCTCCTGCGACGACGGACGGGCCGAGCGGCTCGTGCTGGTGGTGGAGGTGGACGGCAGGCTCCTCAACTCCCCGGGCGCCGGGGCCGTGCGCGCGCAGGTGTTCGAGGCAATACGGAGCGGGCACCGGATCACACCGGACGACATCGTGGTCGTACGGCGCGGGGGGCTGCCGAAGACCTCCAGCGGAAAGGTGCAGCGCAGGGAGTGCAAGCGGTGCTACGAGAACGGCGAGCTGCGGATCGTGGCCTCGGGCGTCGTCGCCGTGACGCGTGAGGAATAG